From Micromonospora sp. NBC_01699, a single genomic window includes:
- a CDS encoding CHAT domain-containing protein, with protein MNSYELKIFEQTSSYWELRLSTGGGPPKTRGLDNTAIDHLIAMVERDYSQDAVAQKVFGAPQLRALGTKLATFLDGDERWLTPVLDHPSGATLRITAAERLRHLPWELLAREGSYLTVASHAPLLPVRAIGTNTALKTPIAPGNRPLRVLFMATSPEGVEPVLNYEAEEAAILSATSRTGTDLVVEESGTLEGLRFLSRDYGAGYFDVLHLSGHATINANGQPTFLVEDEFGGLAHATADQIARAMAGHWPRLVFVSGCLTGNAPDAGTFPSMSESLVRAGAPAVLGWALPVGDVSATEFYRTLADGEPLDRALVEARQHLYAHKRGNWHLLRVYADNSPLAPMVTPLHTKGRARIHIRPADQDFLDPQTQLSRVATRAAFVGRRRVIQRCLRTLKQPHGHDGAAQALVLHGMGGLGKSSLASRLLERMPTHQRVVWYGGVDLTRFRELATKVKLPTLEQEIEAAQLLDNNEAPLAARLRHLLDVDGPLGQTPCLFVFDDFEDGNLDKRDGTHVLSAEMADILPALLKAIRETGSPSRVIITSRYRFPAPAATTIVVESLETLTGTEQAKKLANLRNLRPGSTIDPDIRERAIQAAAGNPRLLDWLDLIVADTSLDIDGLITAIEREADRFRRETILARNLLNSQTPELQKMLAKVNVVELPVPAETVKAVHNHPEATGHITRAVQLGLIEEGTDPGTRQPRYYVSNVLRPLIRPLLTDDEYTRACAAAARSLHKLWVTDPATPRPAP; from the coding sequence TACAGCCAGGATGCGGTCGCTCAGAAGGTGTTCGGTGCCCCGCAGCTACGTGCCCTCGGTACGAAACTGGCCACCTTTCTCGACGGCGATGAACGGTGGCTGACCCCGGTCCTGGACCATCCGTCCGGTGCCACGCTTCGAATCACGGCCGCGGAACGGCTACGGCACCTGCCCTGGGAACTGCTCGCCAGAGAGGGTTCGTACCTGACCGTCGCCAGCCACGCTCCGCTGCTACCGGTACGGGCCATCGGCACCAACACGGCCCTCAAGACCCCGATCGCCCCTGGAAACCGACCCCTGCGGGTGCTGTTCATGGCCACCTCCCCGGAGGGTGTCGAACCCGTGCTCAACTACGAGGCGGAGGAGGCGGCCATCCTGTCGGCGACCTCGCGTACCGGCACCGACCTGGTCGTCGAGGAAAGCGGCACCCTGGAAGGGCTTCGCTTTCTCAGTCGTGACTACGGCGCGGGATATTTCGACGTCCTGCATCTGAGCGGCCACGCCACCATCAACGCGAACGGCCAACCCACCTTCCTGGTGGAGGACGAGTTCGGCGGGCTCGCCCACGCCACCGCTGACCAGATCGCCCGGGCCATGGCCGGACACTGGCCCCGCCTGGTGTTCGTCTCCGGCTGCCTCACCGGGAACGCCCCCGACGCCGGCACGTTCCCCTCGATGAGCGAAAGCCTCGTCCGTGCCGGAGCCCCCGCCGTACTGGGGTGGGCGCTGCCGGTCGGCGACGTCTCCGCGACCGAGTTCTACCGCACACTGGCTGACGGTGAGCCCCTCGACCGGGCCCTCGTCGAAGCCCGACAGCACCTGTACGCCCACAAGCGTGGCAACTGGCACCTGCTGCGCGTCTACGCCGACAACTCCCCGCTGGCGCCCATGGTCACCCCTCTACACACCAAGGGGCGTGCACGGATCCACATCCGGCCCGCCGACCAGGACTTCCTCGACCCGCAGACCCAGCTGTCCCGGGTCGCCACCCGGGCCGCCTTCGTGGGACGACGACGGGTCATCCAGCGCTGCCTGCGTACCCTCAAACAACCCCACGGTCACGACGGCGCGGCGCAGGCCCTCGTCCTGCACGGTATGGGCGGCCTCGGCAAGAGCAGTCTTGCCTCCCGGCTGCTGGAACGCATGCCCACCCACCAGCGTGTCGTCTGGTACGGCGGCGTCGACCTGACCAGGTTCCGAGAACTCGCCACCAAGGTCAAACTCCCCACCCTTGAGCAGGAGATCGAGGCAGCCCAACTGCTCGACAACAACGAGGCCCCCCTCGCCGCCCGCCTGCGCCACCTGCTCGATGTCGACGGACCTCTCGGGCAGACCCCCTGCCTGTTCGTGTTCGACGACTTCGAGGACGGCAACCTCGACAAACGCGACGGCACACACGTGCTCTCCGCCGAGATGGCCGACATCCTGCCCGCCCTACTCAAGGCCATCCGCGAAACCGGCAGCCCCAGCCGAGTCATCATCACCAGCCGCTACCGTTTCCCCGCTCCCGCCGCAACCACGATCGTCGTCGAGTCACTCGAAACCCTCACCGGAACCGAACAGGCCAAGAAACTCGCGAACCTGCGTAACCTGCGCCCCGGCTCGACCATCGACCCTGACATCCGCGAGCGCGCCATCCAGGCCGCGGCCGGCAACCCCCGCCTACTCGACTGGCTCGACCTGATCGTCGCCGACACCAGCCTCGACATCGACGGCCTCATCACCGCCATCGAGCGGGAAGCCGACCGGTTCCGCCGGGAAACGATCCTGGCGAGGAACCTCCTCAACTCCCAAACCCCCGAGCTGCAAAAGATGCTCGCCAAGGTCAACGTCGTCGAACTGCCCGTACCCGCCGAGACCGTCAAGGCCGTCCACAACCACCCGGAGGCCACCGGCCACATCACACGCGCCGTCCAACTCGGCCTGATCGAAGAAGGCACCGACCCCGGAACCCGCCAACCCCGCTACTACGTCTCCAACGTCCTACGCCCCCTCATCCGCCCCCTGCTCACCGACGACGAATACACCCGGGCCTGCGCCGCCGCCGCACGATCCCTCCACAAACTCTGGGTCACCGACCCCGCCACCCCCAGGCCCGCTCCATGA
- a CDS encoding tetratricopeptide repeat protein, with product MEVHRLAVAGREPAIARDVGNRVARVWLRRSRFADVAALANATLPLGPDAGAFYDLGWAQSSTGKLRQALESFERALHLYREVGNRGNEAATLNGIGRVHDHLGDRQQALTYYQQALPIQRMVGNRAGEATTLSNIGTAFDSLGDRQQALTYCQQALPILREVGDRASEAITLSNVGRVYDDLGDRQRAMTHYQQALSIAREVGDRAGEAATRYNIAMIYRTEGNLDRAIGELELVVNLDRQVGHPDLASDTAMLEQVSQERARAREAT from the coding sequence GTGGAGGTGCACCGATTGGCGGTGGCCGGTCGGGAACCGGCAATCGCCCGCGACGTCGGGAACCGGGTGGCAAGGGTGTGGTTGCGCCGGTCCCGGTTCGCAGACGTCGCGGCCCTCGCGAACGCCACCCTGCCCCTCGGCCCGGACGCCGGCGCCTTCTACGACCTGGGCTGGGCCCAATCCTCCACGGGGAAACTCCGACAGGCTCTGGAGAGCTTCGAGCGCGCCCTGCACCTGTACCGCGAGGTCGGCAACCGCGGCAACGAAGCCGCCACCCTTAACGGCATCGGCCGCGTGCACGACCACCTTGGGGACCGGCAACAGGCCCTGACCTACTACCAACAGGCCCTCCCCATCCAGCGGATGGTCGGCAACCGCGCCGGCGAAGCAACCACCCTCAGCAACATCGGTACCGCATTTGACAGCCTCGGGGACCGGCAGCAAGCCCTGACCTACTGCCAACAGGCCCTCCCCATCCTGCGAGAGGTCGGCGACCGCGCCAGCGAAGCGATCACCCTCAGCAACGTCGGTCGCGTGTACGACGATCTCGGGGACCGGCAGCGAGCCATGACCCACTACCAGCAGGCCCTCTCCATCGCGCGAGAGGTCGGCGACCGCGCCGGCGAAGCGGCCACCCGGTACAACATCGCGATGATCTACCGGACGGAGGGAAACCTCGACCGGGCGATCGGCGAGCTCGAACTCGTCGTCAACCTCGACCGCCAGGTCGGGCACCCGGACCTCGCATCCGACACTGCCATGCTCGAACAGGTAAGCCAAGAACGCGCAAGAGCTCGGGAAGCGACCTGA
- the dusB gene encoding tRNA dihydrouridine synthase DusB, with protein MTSTAAPAVPGSLAIGGHPVWPPVVLAPMAGITNVAFRQLCREQGGGLYVCEMVTTRALVERNPRTMRMIAFGADERPRSLQLYGVDPETTAAAVRMVVEEDRADHIDLNFGCPVPKVTRKGGGAALPWRRRLFARLVRAAVDAAAPAGVPVTVKMRKGIDDNHLTYVEAGLAAQEAGVAAVALHARTAEQRYSGSADWDAIATLKQALDVPVLGNGDIWEADDALRMMARTGADGVVVGRGCLGRPWLFADLAAAFAGRSERRLPDLGRVAGTMRRHAELLAEWMGSERDGCTDFRKHVAWYLKGFPVGGELRRAMAMINSLAELDDLLGKLDPAEPFPLNTLGQPRGRTNSPGKVHLPDGWLADRDSDVVPAGAEMDDSGG; from the coding sequence ATGACGTCGACCGCCGCTCCGGCCGTGCCGGGTTCGTTGGCCATCGGCGGGCACCCGGTCTGGCCGCCGGTGGTGCTCGCGCCGATGGCCGGCATCACCAATGTCGCCTTTCGCCAGCTCTGTCGGGAACAGGGCGGCGGCCTGTACGTCTGCGAGATGGTCACCACCCGCGCGCTGGTGGAGCGGAACCCGCGCACCATGCGCATGATCGCCTTTGGCGCCGACGAGCGCCCGCGCAGCCTCCAGCTCTACGGCGTGGATCCGGAAACCACCGCCGCGGCGGTGCGGATGGTGGTCGAGGAGGACCGGGCCGACCACATCGACCTCAATTTCGGCTGCCCGGTGCCGAAGGTCACCCGCAAGGGCGGCGGCGCGGCGTTGCCGTGGCGGCGCCGACTGTTCGCCCGACTGGTCCGGGCCGCGGTCGACGCGGCGGCACCGGCCGGGGTGCCGGTCACGGTGAAGATGCGCAAGGGCATAGACGACAACCATTTGACGTACGTCGAAGCCGGTCTCGCCGCCCAGGAGGCCGGGGTGGCGGCGGTGGCGCTGCACGCGCGTACGGCCGAACAGCGCTACTCCGGCAGCGCGGACTGGGACGCGATCGCGACCCTGAAGCAGGCGCTGGACGTACCGGTGCTTGGAAATGGCGACATCTGGGAGGCGGACGACGCGCTGCGGATGATGGCCCGGACCGGGGCGGACGGCGTGGTCGTCGGCCGTGGCTGCCTGGGTCGGCCGTGGCTCTTCGCGGACCTGGCGGCGGCCTTCGCCGGGCGGTCCGAGCGGCGGCTGCCCGACCTCGGCCGGGTGGCCGGGACGATGCGCCGGCACGCGGAGTTGTTGGCCGAGTGGATGGGCAGTGAGCGGGACGGCTGCACCGACTTCCGCAAGCACGTGGCCTGGTACCTCAAGGGTTTCCCGGTCGGCGGCGAGCTGCGCCGGGCGATGGCGATGATCAACAGCCTGGCCGAGCTGGACGACCTGCTCGGCAAGCTCGATCCGGCCGAGCCGTTCCCGCTCAACACCCTCGGTCAGCCGCGCGGCCGGACCAACTCACCCGGCAAAGTGCACCTGCCCGACGGCTGGCTGGCCGACCGGGACAGCGACGTCGTACCGGCCGGCGCCGAGATGGACGATTCCGGCGGCTGA
- a CDS encoding glycine--tRNA ligase, whose protein sequence is MPADRIDAVVSLAKRRGFVFPSSEIYGGTRSAWDYGPLGVELKENVRRQWWRNMVQQRDDVVGLDSAVILARDVWAASGHLEAFVDPLTECQSCHKRFRADHLEEAFEARNGRPPTSLAEINCSNCGNKGTFTEPRMFNGLMKTHLGPVESDEGLHYLRPETAQGIFVNFANVMTSARKKPPFGIAQVGKSFRNEITPGNFIFRTREFEQMEMEFFVEPGSDEQWHEFWLRERWNWYLDLGLSESNLRLFEHPKEKLSHYSKRTVDIEYKFMFGGTEFSELEGIANRTDFDLTTHSKHSGVDLSYFDQEKGERWMPYVIEPAAGLTRAVLAFLLEAYDEDEAPNTKGGVDKRTVLRFDPRLSPVKVAVLPLSRNPELSPKARDLSAALRKRWVVEFDDSQAIGRRYRRQDEIGTPFCVTIDFDTLNDNAVTVRNRDTMLQERVSLDQVENYLIERLPGC, encoded by the coding sequence ATGCCGGCCGACCGTATCGATGCCGTGGTCAGTCTCGCCAAGCGCCGAGGCTTCGTCTTCCCCTCCAGCGAGATCTACGGAGGCACCCGGTCGGCCTGGGACTACGGTCCGCTCGGCGTGGAGCTGAAGGAGAACGTCCGGCGCCAGTGGTGGCGCAACATGGTGCAGCAGCGCGACGACGTGGTCGGCCTCGACTCGGCCGTCATCCTGGCCCGGGACGTCTGGGCCGCTTCCGGGCACCTGGAGGCGTTCGTCGACCCGCTGACCGAGTGCCAGTCCTGCCACAAGCGGTTCCGCGCGGACCACCTGGAGGAGGCGTTCGAGGCCCGCAACGGCCGCCCGCCGACCTCACTCGCCGAGATCAACTGCTCGAACTGCGGCAACAAGGGCACCTTCACCGAGCCCCGCATGTTCAACGGGCTGATGAAGACCCACCTCGGCCCGGTGGAGAGCGACGAGGGCCTGCACTACCTGCGGCCGGAGACGGCGCAGGGGATCTTCGTCAACTTCGCCAACGTGATGACCTCGGCGCGCAAGAAGCCGCCGTTCGGCATCGCCCAGGTCGGCAAGTCGTTCCGCAACGAGATCACCCCGGGCAACTTCATCTTCCGTACGCGGGAGTTCGAGCAGATGGAGATGGAGTTCTTCGTCGAGCCCGGCTCGGACGAGCAGTGGCACGAATTCTGGCTGCGGGAGCGCTGGAACTGGTACCTCGACCTCGGGCTGAGCGAGTCGAACCTGCGGCTGTTCGAGCACCCGAAGGAGAAGCTCTCGCACTACTCGAAGCGCACCGTCGACATCGAGTACAAGTTCATGTTCGGCGGCACCGAGTTCTCCGAGTTGGAGGGCATCGCCAACCGGACCGATTTCGACCTCACCACGCACAGCAAGCACTCCGGTGTCGACCTCTCCTACTTCGACCAGGAGAAGGGCGAGCGCTGGATGCCGTACGTGATCGAGCCGGCCGCCGGCCTGACCCGCGCGGTGCTGGCCTTCCTGCTGGAGGCGTACGACGAGGACGAGGCGCCGAACACCAAGGGCGGCGTGGACAAGCGGACCGTGCTGCGGTTCGATCCCCGGCTGTCGCCGGTGAAGGTGGCCGTGCTGCCGCTGTCGCGCAACCCGGAACTGTCCCCGAAGGCCCGCGACCTCAGCGCGGCGCTGCGCAAGCGCTGGGTGGTCGAGTTCGACGACTCGCAGGCGATCGGCCGGCGGTACCGCCGCCAGGACGAGATCGGCACCCCGTTCTGCGTGACGATCGACTTCGACACCCTCAACGACAACGCGGTCACCGTACGGAACCGGGACACCATGTTGCAGGAGCGCGTCTCGCTCGACCAGGTGGAGAACTACCTGATCGAGCGCCTGCCCGGCTGCTGA
- a CDS encoding antibiotic biosynthesis monooxygenase family protein: MLVTNRFVVDEDAAASFTERAHAALAALAARPGYQRGQLVRALEDPRQWSLVTEWESVGTYRRALGAFDVKVYATPLLAESLDEPSAFEALASAEPGGQVEVAVSDRATDPSR, from the coding sequence GTGCTGGTGACGAACCGGTTCGTGGTCGACGAGGACGCCGCCGCGTCCTTCACGGAACGGGCGCATGCCGCGCTGGCGGCACTGGCCGCCCGACCCGGCTATCAGCGCGGGCAGCTCGTCCGCGCACTGGAGGATCCCCGGCAGTGGTCGCTGGTGACCGAGTGGGAGTCGGTCGGCACCTACCGGCGGGCGCTCGGCGCGTTCGACGTCAAGGTGTACGCCACCCCGCTGCTCGCCGAGTCGCTGGACGAGCCGTCGGCGTTCGAGGCCCTCGCCAGCGCCGAACCGGGCGGGCAGGTCGAGGTGGCGGTCAGTGACCGGGCCACTGATCCGAGCCGATGA
- a CDS encoding DUF6703 family protein has product MQRTQSVLLARLARVNPTVVFLATVAVVLVGLFAPGIVGGAVLLALAAGLVALLRLTWPVQPPATRIIRLLMLTLLVAVALVKIL; this is encoded by the coding sequence ATGCAGCGTACGCAGAGCGTCTTGCTGGCCCGGCTGGCCCGGGTGAACCCGACCGTGGTGTTCCTCGCCACGGTCGCCGTGGTGCTGGTCGGCCTCTTCGCGCCCGGAATCGTCGGCGGGGCGGTGCTGCTGGCGCTCGCCGCCGGACTGGTGGCCCTGCTGCGGCTCACCTGGCCGGTCCAGCCGCCGGCGACCCGGATCATCCGCCTGCTGATGCTGACCCTGCTGGTAGCGGTAGCCCTAGTCAAGATCCTCTGA
- a CDS encoding metal ABC transporter substrate-binding protein: MLIRSAPRTLAVAASAVLALGGLAACGQDAAGGDAGGRVDVVAAFYPLQYVAERVGGDAVRVTNLAKPGAEPHDLELNPSQVGQVSDADVIIFLKGFQPAVDDAVEQVGGDRTFDVAGVEPLRDAPTGGHEHEQEGAGGGERAGVKDPHVWLDPTRLATIADKLAERLGRADPARAADYTARAQALRTELTALDREYSQGLRDCQRRELVTAHTAFGYLAARYQLEQVGISGITPEDEPSPKRLAEVADEAREHGATTIFFETLVSPKVAETIAREVGATTAVLDPIEGLSEGGTADYVSVMRTNLGALKTALNCS; encoded by the coding sequence ATGCTGATCCGCTCCGCTCCCCGTACCCTGGCCGTCGCCGCGAGCGCCGTGCTCGCACTGGGTGGCCTCGCCGCCTGTGGGCAGGACGCCGCCGGGGGTGACGCCGGCGGCCGGGTCGACGTGGTCGCCGCCTTCTACCCCCTGCAATACGTGGCCGAGCGGGTCGGCGGCGACGCCGTACGGGTGACGAACCTGGCCAAGCCCGGTGCCGAACCGCACGACCTGGAGCTGAACCCGAGCCAGGTCGGCCAGGTCAGCGACGCCGACGTGATCATCTTCCTGAAGGGCTTCCAGCCGGCCGTCGACGACGCGGTGGAGCAGGTCGGTGGCGACCGCACCTTCGACGTCGCCGGGGTGGAGCCGCTGCGCGACGCCCCGACCGGCGGCCACGAGCACGAGCAGGAGGGCGCCGGTGGCGGCGAACGGGCCGGGGTCAAGGACCCGCACGTCTGGCTCGACCCGACCCGGCTCGCCACCATCGCCGACAAGCTCGCCGAACGGCTGGGCAGGGCCGACCCGGCGCGGGCCGCCGACTACACCGCGCGGGCGCAGGCGCTGCGTACGGAGCTGACCGCGCTGGACCGGGAATACAGCCAGGGCCTGCGCGACTGCCAGCGCCGGGAGCTGGTGACCGCGCACACCGCCTTCGGTTACCTGGCCGCGCGCTACCAACTCGAACAGGTCGGCATCTCCGGCATCACCCCGGAGGACGAGCCGTCGCCGAAGCGGCTGGCCGAGGTGGCCGACGAGGCCCGCGAGCACGGCGCCACCACGATCTTCTTCGAGACCCTGGTCAGCCCGAAGGTCGCCGAGACCATCGCCCGCGAGGTCGGGGCGACCACCGCCGTCCTCGACCCGATCGAGGGGCTGTCGGAGGGCGGGACCGCAGACTACGTTTCGGTGATGCGTACCAACCTCGGCGCCCTGAAGACCGCCCTGAACTGCTCATGA
- a CDS encoding metal ABC transporter ATP-binding protein has product MDAGERHEPDRTVITVDRAVVAYGERPILRGVSLRVTAGEVVAVLGANGSGKSTLIRAVLGLVPLSGGSVELFGTPLRRFRQWARLGYVPQRLGAGGGVPATVAEVVGSGRLARRGFLRPPGAADRTAVASALRAVGLADRAGDPVATLSGGQQQRTLIARALAGQPELLILDEPTAGVDAASQEAFAGALRHFVADGGTVLLVAHELGPLAPLISRAVVVAQGEIVHNGAVPEPAGHHAGAGHDHVHPHGPEELPGLCIE; this is encoded by the coding sequence ATGGATGCGGGAGAGCGGCACGAGCCGGACCGGACGGTGATCACCGTCGACCGGGCGGTCGTCGCGTACGGCGAGCGGCCGATCCTGCGCGGTGTCTCGCTCCGGGTGACCGCCGGTGAGGTGGTCGCCGTACTCGGAGCGAACGGTTCGGGCAAGTCGACGCTGATCCGGGCCGTGCTCGGGCTGGTCCCGCTGAGCGGCGGGTCGGTCGAGCTGTTCGGCACCCCGCTGCGGCGGTTCCGGCAGTGGGCCCGGCTCGGTTACGTACCGCAGCGGCTCGGTGCGGGTGGCGGCGTACCGGCGACGGTGGCGGAGGTGGTCGGCTCCGGCCGGCTGGCCCGGCGCGGTTTCCTGCGCCCGCCCGGCGCCGCCGACCGGACGGCGGTGGCCAGCGCCCTGCGCGCGGTCGGTCTCGCCGACCGGGCCGGCGACCCGGTCGCCACCCTCTCCGGCGGCCAGCAGCAACGCACCCTGATCGCCCGTGCCCTGGCCGGTCAGCCGGAGCTGCTGATCCTGGACGAGCCGACCGCGGGGGTCGACGCGGCCAGCCAGGAGGCGTTCGCCGGGGCGCTGCGCCACTTCGTCGCCGACGGTGGCACGGTGCTGCTCGTCGCCCACGAACTCGGCCCACTGGCCCCACTGATCAGCCGGGCGGTGGTCGTCGCCCAGGGGGAGATCGTGCACAACGGCGCGGTGCCGGAGCCGGCGGGTCATCACGCCGGTGCCGGGCACGACCACGTCCACCCGCACGGTCCGGAGGAACTACCGGGGTTGTGCATCGAATGA
- a CDS encoding metal ABC transporter permease, translating into MSLFQYDFMLRALVGALVIGLAAPALGIYLVQRRMSLIGDGVGHVALTGVGVGLLLNTSPVLTAVIVSAVGAVAIELVRERGRTSGDLALALLFYGGIAGGVMLVGLSANRSNANLMSYLFGALTTTAPQDLVVIVVVAAVVLVAMLGLRPVLFAISHDEEYARVSGVPVRALNLLLAATTAVTVTIAMRTVGLLLISALMVIPVATAQQFTRGFRGTMAAAMTLGLLAAAVGVWLAGTADTAPGATIVVVSIAGFLLVAVGGTAWRAVRRRVVPVRAGISSIEVPESVLDHAAPLVGPGR; encoded by the coding sequence ATGAGCCTTTTCCAGTACGACTTCATGCTGCGCGCCCTGGTCGGCGCGCTGGTCATCGGGCTGGCCGCCCCGGCGCTCGGCATCTACCTGGTGCAGCGCCGGATGTCGCTGATCGGTGACGGGGTCGGACACGTCGCGCTCACCGGGGTCGGGGTGGGCCTGCTGCTGAACACCTCCCCGGTGCTCACCGCCGTGATCGTCTCGGCGGTCGGCGCGGTGGCGATCGAGCTGGTCCGGGAACGGGGCAGGACCTCCGGCGACCTGGCCCTGGCGCTGCTGTTCTATGGCGGTATCGCCGGTGGGGTGATGCTGGTCGGCCTGTCGGCCAACCGCAGCAACGCGAACCTGATGTCGTACCTGTTCGGCGCGCTGACCACGACGGCGCCGCAGGACCTGGTGGTGATCGTGGTGGTCGCGGCCGTGGTCCTGGTCGCCATGCTGGGCCTGCGCCCGGTGCTGTTCGCGATCTCGCACGACGAGGAGTACGCCCGGGTGTCCGGGGTGCCGGTACGCGCGCTCAACCTGCTGCTCGCCGCGACCACGGCGGTGACCGTGACGATCGCCATGCGCACCGTCGGCCTGCTGCTGATCAGTGCCCTGATGGTGATCCCGGTCGCCACCGCGCAGCAGTTCACCAGGGGCTTCCGCGGCACCATGGCGGCGGCGATGACGCTCGGCCTGCTCGCCGCCGCGGTCGGGGTGTGGCTGGCCGGGACCGCCGACACCGCACCCGGGGCGACGATCGTGGTGGTTTCCATCGCCGGTTTCCTGCTCGTCGCGGTGGGCGGTACGGCCTGGCGGGCGGTCCGCCGACGGGTGGTTCCGGTCAGGGCGGGCATTTCGTCGATCGAGGTGCCGGAATCGGTGCTGGATCACGCCGCCCCGTTGGTGGGACCGGGACGATAG
- a CDS encoding ArsR/SmtB family transcription factor — protein sequence MTSASGYEVYESAGELLRALSAPIRVAIVTELADGERCVHELVEKLGAAQPLVSQHLRVLRGAGVVRGSRRGREIAYALVDEHIAHIVADAVSHAGEAAPARLSAS from the coding sequence ATGACGAGCGCCAGCGGATACGAGGTGTACGAGAGCGCGGGTGAACTGCTGCGCGCGCTCTCCGCTCCGATCCGGGTCGCGATCGTCACCGAACTGGCCGACGGCGAACGCTGTGTGCACGAGTTGGTGGAGAAACTCGGCGCGGCCCAACCACTGGTCTCCCAGCATCTGCGGGTGCTGCGCGGCGCCGGTGTGGTGCGCGGCTCACGCCGTGGCCGGGAGATCGCGTACGCGCTGGTCGACGAGCACATCGCGCACATCGTGGCGGACGCCGTCAGCCATGCGGGCGAGGCCGCCCCGGCCCGGCTGTCGGCGAGCTGA
- a CDS encoding Fur family transcriptional regulator yields MTDTEAETGTAIRNTRQRSAVSALLAEVAGFHSAQDLHGMLRDRGERVGLTTVYRTLQGLADAGEIDVMRPAGGEHLYRRCSDGHHHHLVCRGCGRTVEIEGPAVENWADRVAAKHGYADVSHTLEIFGTCPDCTTCSHSLT; encoded by the coding sequence ATGACGGACACGGAGGCGGAGACCGGCACCGCCATACGCAACACCCGGCAGCGCAGCGCGGTCAGCGCCCTGCTGGCGGAGGTGGCGGGCTTCCACAGCGCCCAGGACCTGCACGGGATGCTGCGTGACCGGGGCGAACGGGTCGGGCTGACCACCGTCTACCGGACGTTGCAGGGGCTCGCCGACGCGGGCGAGATCGACGTGATGCGACCGGCCGGCGGCGAGCACCTCTACCGGCGGTGCAGCGACGGGCACCACCATCACCTGGTCTGCCGGGGCTGCGGCCGTACGGTCGAGATCGAGGGGCCGGCGGTGGAGAACTGGGCCGACCGGGTCGCCGCCAAACACGGGTACGCCGACGTCAGCCACACCCTGGAGATCTTCGGCACCTGTCCCGACTGCACCACCTGCTCGCATTCGTTGACATAA
- a CDS encoding MerR family transcriptional regulator, which translates to MGRAAEMLGITPGFLRSLGEAKLIEPQRSSGGHRRYSRYQLRLAARARELVDQGTALEAACRIIILEDQLQEALRINEELRERD; encoded by the coding sequence ATGGGTCGAGCCGCCGAGATGCTCGGGATCACCCCGGGATTCCTGCGCAGCCTGGGCGAGGCGAAACTGATCGAGCCGCAACGCTCGTCCGGCGGACACCGCCGCTACTCCCGCTACCAGTTGCGCCTGGCCGCCCGCGCCCGCGAACTGGTCGACCAGGGCACCGCCCTGGAGGCGGCCTGCCGGATCATCATCCTGGAGGACCAGCTCCAGGAAGCCCTGCGGATCAACGAAGAGCTGCGCGAACGCGACTGA
- a CDS encoding DUF6328 family protein: protein MSKETEKQRWQRNFADLLQELRVAQTGVQILFAFLLTLPFSNGFPDTSQFQKDVYVVALLAAAAATALIISPVAFHRALFRQGRKPELVLFAHSMATGGLGFMLIAMVSSVLLITDFVLARPIAFLLSGLTAVWFLTFWAGLPFLRRKWGEDDDEDDEAVEDDEPKVLPGS from the coding sequence GTGTCCAAGGAGACCGAGAAGCAGCGCTGGCAGCGCAACTTCGCCGATCTACTCCAGGAGTTACGGGTCGCGCAGACCGGCGTGCAGATCCTGTTCGCGTTCCTGCTCACGCTCCCTTTCAGTAACGGCTTTCCGGACACCAGCCAGTTCCAGAAGGACGTGTACGTGGTGGCGCTGCTCGCCGCCGCCGCCGCGACCGCGCTGATCATCTCGCCGGTGGCGTTCCACCGGGCGCTGTTCCGGCAGGGGCGCAAGCCCGAACTGGTGCTCTTCGCGCACAGCATGGCCACCGGTGGGCTGGGTTTCATGCTGATCGCGATGGTCAGTTCGGTGCTGCTGATCACCGACTTCGTCCTGGCCCGCCCGATCGCGTTCCTGCTCAGCGGGTTGACCGCCGTCTGGTTCCTGACCTTCTGGGCCGGGCTGCCGTTCCTGCGCCGCAAGTGGGGCGAGGACGACGACGAGGACGACGAGGCGGTGGAGGACGACGAGCCGAAGGTGCTGCCGGGGAGTTGA